A genomic stretch from Sulfurihydrogenibium azorense Az-Fu1 includes:
- a CDS encoding thioredoxin family protein, protein MLENLKKELSNLKEKVNIRYNTFEEDDFEKFLKEISQENSSIKLQKDTFLGEKPIFLIEKDKISIKFLGKVSGGEVKSFLDSIKIVANNEYHISSRILEFAQEIDKPVDIKVFTTNSCGWCHPAILKAVSFSVVNPNIKVSIIDCYSFPELAMKYNVSAVPKIVINDKVEFVGARDDNEFFGYIVKALGEV, encoded by the coding sequence ATGCTTGAAAATTTAAAAAAGGAGCTAAGTAATTTAAAAGAAAAAGTTAATATAAGGTACAATACATTTGAAGAAGATGATTTTGAGAAATTTTTAAAAGAGATTTCTCAAGAAAACAGTTCTATAAAATTACAAAAAGATACTTTTTTAGGTGAGAAACCTATATTTTTAATTGAAAAAGATAAAATATCTATCAAATTTTTGGGAAAAGTTTCAGGTGGAGAAGTTAAATCGTTTTTAGACAGCATAAAAATAGTAGCAAATAATGAGTATCATATATCAAGTAGAATTTTAGAGTTTGCTCAGGAGATAGATAAACCTGTAGATATTAAAGTTTTTACTACAAACTCTTGTGGATGGTGTCATCCTGCCATTTTAAAAGCTGTAAGTTTTTCTGTCGTTAATCCAAATATCAAAGTTAGTATAATAGATTGTTATTCTTTTCCTGAATTGGCTATGAAGTATAATGTATCGGCTGTTCCAAAAATAGTTATAAACGATAAGGTAGAGTTTGTTGGTGCTAGAGATGACAATGAGTTTTTTGGATATATAGTCAAAGCTTTAGGAGAAGTGTGA